The sequence below is a genomic window from Parcubacteria group bacterium.
TTTTAGGCGAATTTAAGCACAATTTAGATTCCAAGAACCGAATCACAATTCCAGCCAAATTAAGATTAGAATTAGGTGAAAAACCGATTTTAACAAGGGGGCTTGATAATTGTTTGTTCATTTACCCCCACCGCGACTTTGAGCTTTTCATGGAGAAATTAGAAAAACTTCCTTTAAGCCAGAAAAAAGCCAGAAACTTTAAAAGATTCATGCTTTCAGGCGCTAATGAAATTGAAATTGATGAAATGGGACGCATTCTTATTCCCGAACCGCTTAAAAAATATTCCGGAATTAA
It includes:
- the mraZ gene encoding division/cell wall cluster transcriptional repressor MraZ; translated protein: MLLGEFKHNLDSKNRITIPAKLRLELGEKPILTRGLDNCLFIYPHRDFELFMEKLEKLPLSQKKARNFKRFMLSGANEIEIDEMGRILIPEPLKKYSGIKKEVVIIGVQDKVELWNENIWNNYIAEAEKESGNLAEGLEQFGI